From the genome of Bifidobacterium asteroides, one region includes:
- a CDS encoding ABC transporter ATP-binding protein: protein MDKDRDGTSTQACIIFDHAAIRRSGRLIWSEGTFAIPSGTVTAIVGTNGTGKTSMMQAELGLLPLDAGSLQVLGQTAGQANNRIGYVPQSYTSDIDSNLTAEQSVLLGLTGTRFGIHPVTRQDRERARKAMRFVGVEDRAHLRLSQLSGGLRQRVAIAQALVCDPDLLMLDEPLANLDLAGQRATVHLLAQLNSRLGMTIQVVAHDLNMLLPVLTGAVYLLDGHPHYARMDDVLDSDLLTHLYGTKVEVVTTPQGDMFVAPDMDEPIGPVHNRYQPSQVARLHGADRERTS, encoded by the coding sequence ATGGATAAGGACAGGGATGGAACATCCACGCAGGCCTGCATCATCTTCGACCATGCTGCCATCCGGCGATCCGGACGGCTGATCTGGTCGGAGGGGACCTTCGCCATACCCTCGGGAACAGTGACCGCCATCGTGGGCACCAACGGCACCGGCAAGACCAGTATGATGCAGGCCGAGCTTGGTCTGCTCCCCCTGGATGCAGGCAGTCTGCAAGTCCTGGGGCAGACAGCCGGACAAGCCAACAACCGCATTGGCTACGTGCCTCAGAGCTACACCTCTGATATCGACTCCAACCTGACGGCCGAGCAGTCCGTCCTGCTGGGGCTGACCGGCACCCGCTTCGGCATTCACCCCGTTACCCGGCAGGACCGCGAGCGCGCCAGAAAGGCCATGCGCTTCGTCGGCGTGGAGGACCGGGCCCACCTACGCCTGTCCCAGCTCTCCGGCGGCCTGCGCCAGCGGGTGGCCATCGCCCAGGCCCTGGTCTGCGATCCTGATCTGCTCATGCTGGACGAGCCCCTGGCCAATCTGGACCTGGCCGGGCAGCGCGCCACCGTCCACCTGCTGGCACAGCTCAACAGCCGTCTGGGCATGACCATCCAGGTGGTGGCCCATGACCTGAACATGCTGCTTCCTGTGCTGACCGGGGCGGTCTACCTGCTGGACGGGCACCCCCACTACGCCCGCATGGACGACGTACTGGACTCGGACCTGCTTACCCACCTCTACGGCACCAAGGTGGAGGTGGTCACCACTCCCCAGGGGGACATGTTCGTGGCCCCCGATATGGACGAGCCGATCGGACCCGTCCACAATCGCTATCAACCCAGCCAGGTGGCCCGCCTGCACGGGGCTGACCGGGAAAGGACCTCATGA
- a CDS encoding metal ABC transporter permease, whose protein sequence is MTTPVFDPHWMEILAAPFMRDAMVAGLCIAVAAGAMGYFTIARHSTFAAHALAHIGLPGATGAVLLGLPVSAGMGLFALGGALVIGALGKRASQREIATGTVLAFATGLGLFFARMSSSASQQMQAILFGSILTITRGQVVGFIIFDAILLILLALIYRPLLFSSLDEQVAQARGVPIGLMNLTFMAIMAGVITIAVPAVGTLLIFALVVTPAATANILVASPLRAMLLSGLICLASIWGGLVISAMVPAPPSFIIVTLSTLFWALAKGWAALRA, encoded by the coding sequence ATGACCACACCAGTCTTCGACCCCCATTGGATGGAGATCCTCGCCGCCCCCTTCATGCGCGACGCCATGGTGGCTGGCCTGTGCATCGCCGTAGCCGCCGGAGCCATGGGTTACTTCACCATCGCCAGACACTCCACCTTCGCCGCCCATGCCCTGGCCCACATCGGCCTGCCCGGCGCCACGGGGGCCGTCCTGCTGGGGCTGCCGGTCTCTGCCGGAATGGGCCTGTTCGCCCTGGGCGGGGCACTGGTCATCGGCGCCCTGGGCAAGCGGGCCTCCCAGCGGGAGATCGCCACGGGCACGGTTTTGGCCTTCGCCACCGGCCTAGGGCTCTTTTTCGCCAGGATGTCCAGCTCGGCCTCCCAGCAGATGCAGGCCATCCTCTTCGGATCCATCCTGACCATCACCCGAGGGCAGGTCGTCGGCTTCATAATCTTCGACGCAATCCTGCTGATCCTTCTGGCCCTGATCTACCGGCCCTTGCTTTTCAGCTCCCTGGATGAGCAGGTGGCCCAGGCCCGCGGCGTGCCCATCGGGCTGATGAACCTGACCTTCATGGCCATCATGGCCGGGGTCATCACCATCGCCGTACCTGCAGTGGGGACCCTGCTCATCTTCGCCCTGGTCGTCACCCCGGCGGCCACGGCCAACATTCTGGTAGCCTCTCCCCTGCGGGCCATGCTCCTGTCAGGATTGATCTGCCTGGCTTCCATCTGGGGAGGCCTGGTTATTTCGGCCATGGTGCCTGCTCCACCCAGCTTCATCATCGTGACCCTGTCCACCCTCTTCTGGGCTCTGGCCAAGGGATGGGCGGCCTTGCGCGCCTGA
- a CDS encoding 2-C-methyl-D-erythritol 2,4-cyclodiphosphate synthase has protein sequence MGHPSVGLGFDAHRFDPTGGRPLWLACLSWNDGTPGLLGDSDGDAAAHALIDAILSAADLGDIGTLFGLGSQSPGVGMHGAAMLEKTMGCLHGHDRRLLNASLVIVGQRPRIASRRRLAQQAMSQAVGAPVRLTATTTDGMGFTGHDEGIAVMATALVD, from the coding sequence ATGGGCCATCCAAGCGTTGGACTGGGCTTTGATGCCCACCGCTTCGACCCGACTGGCGGGCGTCCCCTCTGGCTGGCCTGCCTGTCCTGGAATGACGGAACCCCTGGCCTGCTGGGCGATTCTGACGGCGATGCGGCCGCCCATGCCCTGATTGATGCCATCTTGTCAGCCGCCGATCTGGGCGACATCGGCACCCTGTTCGGCCTGGGATCGCAGTCCCCTGGTGTGGGCATGCATGGGGCAGCCATGCTGGAGAAGACCATGGGCTGCCTGCATGGACACGATCGCAGGCTGCTCAACGCCTCCCTGGTCATAGTCGGCCAGCGCCCAAGAATTGCCTCCCGTCGTCGCCTGGCCCAGCAGGCCATGAGTCAGGCTGTCGGGGCTCCGGTTCGGCTGACCGCCACCACCACTGATGGCATGGGCTTTACCGGTCACGACGAGGGTATCGCCGTCATGGCCACCGCTCTGGTGGACTGA
- a CDS encoding CarD family transcriptional regulator — MGYKVGDMVVYPRHGAARVDAITERTVKGVTRKYLQLSVLSSDGLVINVPVENAAKVGVRDIVDAKAVAKVFEILRTPVVEEKEMNWSRRYKLNVEKIATGEVNKIAEVVRDLSQRDVDEHGLSAGEKRMLIKARKILTSEIALSEKLGEDEAQRLLDVNLGYAEPMPGDDKHHTKSPKEPASKTLARVAQEAAKTKGKTKTKGKR; from the coding sequence ATGGGTTACAAGGTCGGTGACATGGTCGTCTATCCGCGTCATGGGGCCGCCAGGGTGGATGCCATCACCGAACGGACTGTCAAGGGCGTCACCCGCAAGTACCTGCAGTTGTCCGTGCTCTCCTCTGACGGGCTGGTCATCAACGTCCCCGTCGAGAACGCGGCCAAGGTGGGCGTCAGGGACATCGTCGACGCCAAGGCGGTGGCTAAGGTCTTCGAGATCCTGCGCACTCCAGTGGTCGAGGAGAAGGAGATGAACTGGTCCCGCCGCTACAAGCTGAATGTGGAGAAGATCGCCACCGGCGAGGTTAACAAGATCGCCGAGGTGGTGCGCGACCTCTCCCAGCGCGACGTGGACGAGCACGGGCTGTCGGCGGGCGAGAAGCGGATGCTGATCAAGGCCCGGAAGATCCTGACCTCCGAGATCGCCTTGTCCGAGAAACTGGGCGAGGACGAGGCCCAGCGTCTGCTGGATGTCAACCTGGGCTATGCGGAGCCCATGCCCGGCGACGACAAGCACCATACCAAGTCCCCCAAGGAGCCGGCTTCCAAGACCCTGGCACGGGTGGCTCAGGAGGCCGCCAAGACCAAGGGCAAGACCAAGACCAAGGGCAAGCGCTGA
- a CDS encoding response regulator transcription factor, whose amino-acid sequence MIKNKSRYTTPSTILVVEDEPTLATAIAQRITAEGWTARVASDGASAVQAASQIKPDLVIMDIMLPVMDGLEATKRIVAERPVPVLILTARDDEADKVTGLGAGADDYMTKPFSMRELIARCKALLRRVERAKVIAKNSENEKVLDFGSLVIDPAQRIVTLRGEQIHLTPTEFDLLATLARRPKSVLTREKLLEEVWDWVDASGTRTVDSHVKALRHKLGSQMIRTVHGVGYAFEPPEDQEQGQR is encoded by the coding sequence ATGATCAAAAACAAAAGCCGCTACACTACACCCAGCACCATCCTGGTGGTTGAGGACGAACCCACCCTGGCCACCGCCATCGCCCAGCGCATCACCGCCGAAGGGTGGACGGCCCGGGTGGCCTCGGATGGCGCCAGCGCCGTGCAGGCCGCATCCCAGATCAAACCCGACCTGGTCATCATGGACATCATGTTGCCCGTCATGGACGGACTGGAGGCCACCAAGCGGATCGTGGCCGAGCGGCCGGTGCCGGTGCTGATTCTGACCGCCAGGGACGACGAGGCCGACAAGGTGACCGGTCTAGGCGCCGGGGCTGACGACTACATGACCAAGCCCTTCTCCATGCGCGAGCTGATCGCCCGTTGCAAGGCCCTTCTGCGCCGGGTGGAACGGGCCAAGGTCATCGCCAAGAACTCCGAGAACGAGAAGGTGCTGGACTTCGGATCCCTGGTCATCGACCCAGCCCAGCGCATCGTGACCCTGCGCGGAGAACAAATCCACCTGACCCCCACCGAATTCGACCTGCTGGCCACGCTGGCCCGTCGACCCAAGTCCGTGCTCACCCGCGAGAAGCTGCTGGAGGAGGTCTGGGACTGGGTGGATGCCTCGGGCACCAGAACGGTGGACTCCCACGTCAAGGCTCTGCGCCACAAACTGGGTTCGCAGATGATCCGCACCGTGCACGGTGTGGGCTACGCCTTCGAGCCGCCCGAGGATCAGGAACAGGGACAGCGGTAG
- a CDS encoding cell wall metabolism sensor histidine kinase WalK encodes MSKDGRSRRKGPSLSARVDRERPIGTFASLKVELSVLIIISTAIAFVMAWFLLKMGWSGWIAMPLTLVVALGITYFFSRGLTAPLRQMRDAAEAMADGDYTVRVHATTTSHDEVGLLAQSFNEMAEELQHADQMRRDMVANVSHELRTPVSALQAMVENMADGVTEPTPANLEGILEQTHRLSDLIAFLLDLSRMEAGAASLQIEDFDFGDFIDETLQPLAVADAGHAHDIQVDLEKGLRMEGDQDRLRQLFTNVISNALKHSADGTTVLIQAHEDRQQEAIVTNVVNFGSQIPPEARTDIFRRFVKGKAGPGTESGGTGLGLSIARWAAQLHGGQVQVVDDPRGADFEITLPKYHRDPDEDEGAGNRSGGPDAPH; translated from the coding sequence ATGAGCAAGGACGGCAGAAGCCGGCGCAAGGGGCCCAGTCTGAGTGCGCGGGTGGACCGCGAACGGCCCATCGGAACCTTCGCCTCACTGAAGGTGGAGCTGAGCGTCCTGATCATCATCTCCACAGCCATCGCCTTCGTCATGGCCTGGTTCCTGCTGAAGATGGGCTGGAGCGGCTGGATTGCCATGCCGCTGACCTTGGTTGTGGCCCTGGGGATCACCTACTTCTTCTCTCGGGGGCTCACCGCTCCCCTGCGGCAGATGCGGGATGCGGCCGAGGCCATGGCCGACGGGGACTATACGGTCCGGGTCCATGCCACGACGACCAGCCATGACGAGGTGGGGCTCCTGGCCCAGTCCTTCAACGAGATGGCCGAGGAGCTCCAGCATGCCGACCAGATGCGCCGGGACATGGTGGCCAATGTCAGCCACGAGCTGCGCACCCCCGTCTCGGCCCTGCAGGCCATGGTGGAAAACATGGCGGACGGGGTGACCGAGCCCACGCCAGCCAACCTGGAGGGGATACTGGAGCAGACCCACCGGCTGTCCGACCTGATCGCCTTCCTGCTGGACCTGTCGAGGATGGAGGCCGGGGCGGCCAGCCTGCAGATCGAGGACTTCGACTTCGGCGACTTCATCGACGAGACCCTCCAACCTCTGGCCGTAGCAGACGCCGGGCACGCCCACGACATCCAAGTTGATCTGGAGAAGGGCCTGAGGATGGAGGGCGACCAGGACCGGCTGCGCCAGCTCTTCACCAATGTCATCAGCAATGCCCTGAAGCACTCGGCCGATGGCACCACGGTGCTGATCCAGGCCCACGAGGACCGGCAGCAGGAGGCCATAGTCACCAATGTGGTCAACTTCGGCTCGCAGATACCCCCTGAGGCCCGCACCGATATCTTCCGGCGCTTCGTCAAGGGCAAGGCCGGGCCTGGCACGGAGTCTGGCGGCACCGGGCTGGGGCTGTCCATCGCCCGCTGGGCGGCCCAGCTGCATGGGGGTCAGGTGCAGGTGGTGGACGATCCGCGCGGGGCGGACTTCGAGATCACCCTGCCCAAATATCACCGCGACCCAGACGAGGACGAGGGGGCCGGGAACCGCTCCGGCGGGCCCGACGCGCCGCATTGA
- a CDS encoding LexA family transcriptional regulator, protein MVATIHGSPDAALASLRECRVDALSLFREHPSPVPQALEAVHAGFPSVAQDYFSGDFSFDQNVIVHPDSTFIIHVAGDSMTGAGIFDGDLLVVDRSLEPREGDIVIAILDDELLVKRLARRRGRTMLRAENPAYPDFIPQEGEELVIWGVVIGNYHWQRVDARGESRNGSPLPQVTYPGHTPHGPGRTGSRDRKPVYPSTGWGSA, encoded by the coding sequence ATGGTCGCTACCATTCATGGGTCGCCAGATGCGGCCCTTGCTTCCCTGCGGGAGTGCCGGGTCGATGCCCTGAGCCTCTTCCGGGAACACCCCAGCCCTGTCCCCCAGGCCTTGGAGGCTGTCCACGCCGGCTTCCCCTCAGTAGCCCAGGACTACTTCAGCGGCGACTTCAGCTTCGACCAGAACGTCATCGTTCACCCCGACTCCACCTTCATCATCCATGTGGCCGGCGATTCCATGACCGGCGCCGGCATCTTCGATGGGGACCTGCTGGTGGTCGACCGGTCCCTGGAGCCGCGCGAGGGGGACATTGTCATCGCCATCCTGGACGACGAGCTGCTGGTCAAGCGGCTGGCCAGGCGCAGGGGACGGACCATGCTGCGGGCCGAAAACCCCGCCTACCCCGACTTCATACCCCAGGAGGGCGAGGAGCTGGTCATCTGGGGGGTGGTCATTGGCAACTACCACTGGCAGCGGGTGGACGCCAGGGGCGAGTCACGGAACGGCTCTCCCCTGCCTCAGGTCACCTATCCCGGACATACTCCGCACGGACCCGGACGCACGGGAAGTCGAGACCGGAAGCCCGTCTATCCCTCCACGGGCTGGGGGTCGGCATGA
- a CDS encoding Y-family DNA polymerase — MSAQRPADPAPGTALTSQVVLADANSFFASCEAVFDPSLADRPVVVLSNNDGCVVARNRPAKALGITNGTPWFTIRERALQDGVVARSSNYELYASLSRRMMAIMTHFLPNQEVYSIDECFMDSIWSDKRTVEICRELRAAVLRSTGIPVSVGVAPTKTLAKVANHWAKDRPSTEGITLWSQVEAQYGDQALASVPVDQVWGVGRRLTGRLMGMGITTALDLRDADPSLIRHRFSVMLQRTVLELRGRPCIEPEADAARGVRTDQILCSRMFSHPVEGYATLAQAVSIYAQKACRRLRRQHGLCGRVRVFCSTSPYAPQQFCAASRTVVLEDPSDDPLVIAGAASRALKGRVDPHARWIRAGVVLLDLTDAGHFHTLEGLEAARDTHGLGDVLEDATRRFGPFRIGIGYGGIRGQGRGDEDTGADWAMNRGMLSPRSTTRWDEMAVAQAR; from the coding sequence ATGAGCGCACAGAGACCGGCCGATCCTGCACCCGGGACGGCTCTGACCAGTCAGGTGGTCCTGGCCGACGCCAACTCTTTCTTTGCCTCCTGCGAGGCCGTCTTCGACCCCTCCCTGGCTGACCGCCCTGTGGTCGTGCTGTCCAACAACGACGGCTGCGTGGTGGCCCGCAACCGCCCGGCCAAGGCCCTAGGCATCACCAACGGCACACCCTGGTTCACCATTCGTGAACGGGCCCTGCAGGACGGGGTGGTGGCCCGCAGCTCCAACTATGAGCTCTACGCCAGCCTTTCCAGGCGCATGATGGCCATCATGACCCATTTTCTGCCCAACCAGGAGGTCTACTCCATCGACGAATGCTTCATGGACAGCATCTGGAGTGACAAGCGCACCGTCGAAATCTGCCGGGAGCTGCGCGCCGCGGTCCTGCGGTCGACCGGCATTCCCGTCAGCGTGGGTGTGGCGCCCACCAAGACCTTGGCCAAGGTAGCCAACCACTGGGCCAAGGACCGTCCCTCGACCGAGGGAATCACCCTCTGGAGCCAGGTGGAGGCCCAGTATGGCGACCAGGCCCTGGCATCGGTGCCCGTCGACCAGGTCTGGGGGGTGGGCCGACGTCTGACCGGCAGGCTCATGGGCATGGGCATCACCACTGCCCTGGATCTGCGCGATGCCGATCCCTCGCTGATCCGTCACCGGTTCTCCGTCATGCTGCAGCGCACCGTGCTGGAATTGAGGGGACGGCCCTGCATCGAACCCGAGGCGGATGCCGCCAGGGGCGTGCGCACCGATCAGATTCTGTGCTCGCGCATGTTCTCCCACCCCGTCGAGGGCTACGCCACCCTGGCCCAGGCGGTGAGCATCTACGCCCAAAAGGCCTGCCGCCGTCTGCGTCGGCAGCACGGCCTGTGCGGCAGGGTGCGGGTCTTCTGCTCCACCAGCCCCTATGCGCCCCAGCAGTTCTGCGCAGCCAGCCGGACCGTCGTCCTGGAGGACCCCAGCGACGATCCCCTGGTCATCGCCGGCGCAGCCAGCCGGGCGCTCAAGGGCCGGGTGGATCCGCACGCCCGCTGGATCCGCGCCGGGGTAGTTCTGCTGGACCTGACCGATGCCGGCCACTTCCACACTCTGGAAGGCTTGGAAGCAGCCCGGGACACCCATGGTCTGGGGGATGTCCTGGAAGATGCCACCCGTCGTTTCGGCCCCTTCCGGATAGGCATAGGCTACGGAGGCATCCGCGGCCAGGGCCGGGGCGACGAGGACACAGGGGCCGACTGGGCCATGAACCGGGGCATGCTCTCCCCTCGGTCCACCACCCGCTGGGACGAGATGGCCGTGGCCCAAGCCCGCTAG
- a CDS encoding ComF family protein, which produces MSEGWLDDMRNHSLPSGRLRQAVCAVASALAGSAMGLLAPRACAGCDRPDLSLCPTCRSLLFRPLSVPAPAYALGQALACAPYRGPVRRIILAWKDHDNRPLDGPLGQALADLAPALSRLIDPLLRSKPAKAILVVSAPSSAASLRRRGRAHLQPILLSLVQALQRQGLDVRVEPALIMNSVKTRSVQAGGRRNRSRRLTGRIAVADPSRLAGHPVLVVDDIITTGSTIRQCARALETAGALPLAALALAAVPPGHEDV; this is translated from the coding sequence ATGTCTGAGGGTTGGCTAGACGATATGCGCAACCATTCATTGCCATCCGGCCGACTCCGACAGGCCGTTTGTGCTGTAGCCTCGGCCTTGGCGGGCTCGGCCATGGGCCTGCTGGCTCCTCGAGCCTGCGCCGGCTGTGACCGCCCTGATCTCTCGCTCTGCCCCACTTGCAGATCCCTGCTCTTCCGACCCCTGTCGGTGCCTGCGCCCGCCTATGCCCTAGGCCAGGCCCTAGCCTGCGCTCCATATCGTGGACCCGTACGGCGGATCATTCTGGCCTGGAAGGACCATGACAACCGACCCTTGGATGGACCCTTGGGCCAGGCTCTGGCCGATCTTGCTCCGGCCCTGTCCAGGCTGATCGATCCTCTGCTTCGGTCCAAGCCTGCGAAGGCGATCCTGGTGGTTTCCGCCCCCTCCTCGGCCGCCTCCTTGCGAAGACGGGGGAGGGCTCATCTGCAGCCGATCCTTTTGTCTCTGGTCCAGGCCCTGCAGCGGCAGGGCCTGGACGTCCGGGTGGAACCGGCGCTGATCATGAACTCCGTAAAAACCAGGTCTGTCCAGGCGGGCGGCCGCCGGAACCGTTCACGTCGGCTGACGGGCCGGATCGCGGTTGCGGATCCCTCGCGGCTGGCCGGTCATCCTGTTCTGGTGGTGGACGACATCATCACCACGGGATCCACAATCCGCCAGTGCGCTCGTGCCCTGGAGACCGCAGGCGCTCTGCCCCTGGCTGCCTTGGCTCTGGCGGCCGTCCCACCAGGCCATGAGGATGTCTAG
- a CDS encoding HAD-IIB family hydrolase yields MIDKRMGAIMAEDGAVSVAWWGSQDISSICARARVLAFDLDNTLALSKTRMDQTMAVHFAALTQLRPVAIVSGGRFSQFRDQVLDALPDDTRFDQLHLMPTSGTRYYRWQDGSWNCIYTHDLSAQDRQAAGASLERRAKQLGDWEEQVWGPRIEDRGSQITFSALGQQAPVAAKEAWDPDNSRKDALARAVAADLPHLQVRSGGSTSVDISAKGIDKAYAMTSLAKILGMDVGQIAFVGDRMDPDGNDYPAALAGAMALRVHNPADALDLIRVLEADLA; encoded by the coding sequence ATGATCGACAAGCGGATGGGAGCAATCATGGCGGAGGACGGTGCGGTGAGCGTGGCCTGGTGGGGCAGCCAAGACATAAGTTCCATCTGCGCACGGGCCCGGGTGCTGGCCTTTGATCTGGACAATACCCTGGCGCTGTCCAAGACCCGCATGGACCAGACCATGGCCGTCCATTTCGCCGCCCTGACCCAGCTCCGGCCCGTGGCCATCGTCTCGGGCGGACGGTTCAGCCAGTTTCGCGACCAAGTGCTGGATGCCCTGCCCGACGACACCCGTTTCGACCAGCTGCATCTGATGCCCACCAGCGGCACCCGCTACTACCGCTGGCAGGACGGAAGCTGGAATTGCATCTACACCCACGACCTGAGCGCCCAGGACCGGCAGGCCGCCGGGGCCAGTCTGGAGCGAAGGGCCAAGCAGCTGGGCGACTGGGAGGAGCAGGTCTGGGGGCCGCGCATCGAGGATCGTGGCAGTCAGATAACCTTCTCGGCCCTGGGTCAGCAGGCCCCCGTGGCAGCCAAGGAGGCCTGGGATCCGGACAACAGCCGCAAGGATGCCCTGGCCCGGGCCGTGGCCGCCGACCTGCCCCACCTGCAGGTGCGCTCCGGCGGCTCTACCAGCGTGGACATCTCAGCCAAGGGCATCGACAAGGCCTATGCCATGACCTCCCTGGCCAAGATACTGGGCATGGATGTCGGCCAGATCGCCTTCGTGGGTGACCGGATGGATCCGGACGGCAACGACTATCCGGCGGCTCTGGCCGGGGCCATGGCTCTGCGTGTGCACAATCCTGCCGATGCCCTGGACTTGATCCGGGTTCTGGAGGCTGACCTGGCTTGA
- a CDS encoding metallopeptidase family protein, whose amino-acid sequence MINDQPPWSRSVYRDSHGRGTRRPTFGTRLPRYRTRCGIFDDLTAAQIRRLGAGWPQLVKPVQFAVEDVPPSDPTPWEDRSDLFSRSFPAGRGIPARIVLYRMPIQNKTRDRTELELIIRDELVLQLADLYGRDPEEIDPMWGR is encoded by the coding sequence ATGATCAACGATCAGCCGCCTTGGTCCCGCAGCGTCTATCGGGACAGTCATGGCCGGGGGACTCGTCGACCCACCTTCGGCACCCGTCTGCCCCGCTATCGCACCAGATGCGGTATCTTCGACGATCTGACCGCAGCCCAGATCCGGCGGCTGGGCGCCGGCTGGCCCCAGCTGGTCAAGCCTGTCCAATTCGCCGTCGAGGATGTGCCGCCCTCCGACCCCACCCCCTGGGAGGACAGGTCGGACCTGTTCTCACGCAGTTTCCCGGCGGGCCGCGGCATTCCCGCCAGGATCGTCCTGTACCGGATGCCCATCCAGAACAAAACCCGAGACCGCACCGAGCTGGAACTGATCATCCGCGATGAGCTGGTCTTGCAGCTGGCTGACCTTTACGGGCGCGACCCCGAGGAGATCGACCCCATGTGGGGACGCTGA
- a CDS encoding DUF5719 family protein has protein sequence MSARSKGSLVAALVTAPSVAVLIAALLIWTPPASLADGARGSTVMASRVSQREVAAYCPARMAVEDEDKVGDDQFKASEGDLSSRVTAAAFGSIGSSSLTPMGGGQRTMVTDPDLLDGQKAMAASLDPGASATAFDSRMLKSQPGTGAAVGMVSWATKGDLRGIQALACPRAAMNADFLLPATSRGITQRLVAYNPSSKATVISLEVQGSHSSGHLSLETGKTITVAPGGHASYDLSAAAPGQQAIYVRARSSQAPVAMSVSVNVMSGLDPRGSDQVTALAAPGRDLVIPGLRGADQATLLLQGSHATAVELSWVDEGGQQSLRRVDLQGSQATAVDLGGVPDGKLALQVHADRPVRAVLQVTDQGSQDQSQSDLALIPAGTAAASSALAISQPAQAVLTLVNPSANPIKAELVGFDEKGNKLGGRSLTVEAGRANELSIHDLGDQVAAVRMNEDSGHGSSRLIWNARLSVDAVNQAGLAGLAVMAPDGLMPTTTVIRSGPDPTALP, from the coding sequence ATGAGTGCACGAAGCAAAGGATCCCTGGTGGCCGCTCTGGTCACGGCGCCCTCGGTGGCGGTCCTGATTGCCGCTCTGTTGATCTGGACGCCTCCGGCCTCCTTGGCCGATGGAGCCAGAGGCTCGACAGTCATGGCCAGCCGGGTCAGCCAGCGGGAGGTGGCGGCCTACTGCCCGGCTCGCATGGCGGTAGAGGACGAGGACAAGGTAGGCGATGACCAGTTCAAGGCATCGGAGGGCGATCTGAGCTCCCGTGTCACAGCTGCAGCTTTCGGGTCCATCGGTAGTTCCAGCCTGACTCCAATGGGGGGCGGGCAACGCACCATGGTGACTGATCCCGATCTCTTGGACGGGCAGAAGGCCATGGCCGCCTCGCTAGACCCTGGCGCTTCGGCTACTGCTTTCGACTCTCGGATGCTCAAGTCCCAGCCGGGCACGGGGGCTGCTGTCGGCATGGTCTCTTGGGCCACCAAGGGCGATCTGCGGGGGATCCAGGCGCTGGCCTGCCCACGGGCCGCCATGAATGCGGACTTCCTGCTGCCCGCCACCAGCAGAGGGATCACCCAGCGGCTGGTGGCCTACAACCCGTCATCCAAGGCCACGGTAATCAGCCTTGAGGTCCAGGGTTCGCACTCCTCGGGCCATCTGTCACTTGAAACAGGAAAAACCATTACCGTGGCACCTGGCGGCCATGCTTCATATGACCTGTCTGCGGCGGCTCCTGGCCAGCAGGCCATCTATGTCCGGGCCCGCAGCTCCCAGGCCCCGGTGGCCATGTCGGTCTCCGTCAATGTCATGTCTGGACTCGATCCGCGCGGCTCGGATCAGGTGACTGCCCTGGCGGCTCCCGGCCGTGATCTGGTCATTCCCGGCCTGCGAGGTGCAGACCAGGCCACCCTGCTGCTGCAAGGTTCCCATGCCACGGCGGTGGAACTGTCCTGGGTGGATGAAGGCGGTCAGCAATCCCTGCGGCGGGTGGATCTGCAGGGCTCTCAGGCCACGGCGGTGGACCTGGGTGGCGTGCCCGATGGCAAGCTGGCTCTGCAGGTGCATGCCGACCGGCCTGTTCGCGCGGTCCTGCAGGTGACCGACCAGGGCAGTCAGGACCAGTCGCAGTCGGATCTGGCTCTGATTCCTGCAGGGACTGCTGCCGCCTCCTCGGCGCTGGCCATATCCCAGCCAGCCCAGGCCGTGCTGACCTTGGTCAACCCATCGGCGAATCCGATCAAGGCTGAACTGGTTGGATTCGACGAGAAGGGCAACAAATTGGGAGGGCGCTCGCTGACTGTAGAAGCGGGTCGGGCCAATGAGCTTTCAATCCATGATCTGGGCGACCAGGTGGCCGCTGTGCGGATGAACGAGGACTCTGGGCATGGCTCATCCCGGCTGATCTGGAACGCCCGCCTGAGTGTGGACGCAGTCAACCAGGCTGGTCTGGCCGGCCTGGCGGTCATGGCTCCTGACGGGCTCATGCCCACCACCACCGTGATCCGTTCCGGCCCCGACCCAACTGCCCTGCCCTGA